A part of Rhinoderma darwinii isolate aRhiDar2 chromosome 1, aRhiDar2.hap1, whole genome shotgun sequence genomic DNA contains:
- the LOC142760744 gene encoding uncharacterized protein LOC142760744, translating to MVPVTLPTGENTSFLVDTGAARTVLQTKYVPAELLSPDYIDCEGVEGTSFQLQLTKPMRLNIHDTQSIVSRVLVSPHTPYNLLGTDVLSALGAALDFSSGTPTLTSAIPESLLCKLLSMASMPDTEKAPSTPPLWLADIPEKLWAQDKMDVGVLNVPPVQVNLKPDMQNRPVCIKQYPLSPQQDAAIEKDINSLLENNLIVPIISPFNTPLYPVKKKTLPGQPVQYRMVHDLRAVNAVTIINTPQVPNPHTLLNQVPGTAVYFTVIGLANAFFSIPLDKECQQYFAFTHRGRQYAWVVLPQGAANSPDIFSRTMKDILDTWQPPNQSSVLLQYVDDLLLCSESLENSETDSKSLLMFLEEVGCKASKHKLQLCAKTVVFLGHCISQGMKHLTPDRLEIIQKHPVPRNPKQLRTFLGLIGYCRAWIRDASAMMQPLYDCLTSDPFVLSPEAIDNFHSLKMSLTTRPALGLPDYNKPFTLFCHEQAGHASGVLAQDHGGKMRPLAYYSLALDPIVLGSPTCIRAVSAAAALVDKATDIVLQHDIIVQVPHAVQEMMNTVKTKHLSVTRLTKIELTLLSLNVTIKRCVVLNPATLLPLDSEQKEGGVGGKGHGHPLIFQLSTDDELFNFEHEHDCQSLVDMESNGINSIFDVALINPYAEYFVDGSRYWSEDKGHFLTGYAVVHNGKAIIQQSLPSSSSAQEAELKALAEACKLGKGQRVNIYTDSRYAFGVAHDFGTIWRARGFLTSAGKPIKNAKAVEELLESLHMPDQAAIVKVQAHTNNSDLLSKGNEAADAAAKDAAALPLMIVKPVLQPITETLLRAFQDQAPPQKQAEWEERGAAIGLGQLRHLNSKVCLPRALYPMMCALAHGKTHCSKGAMSQLVLQTWHAPGFQNAAAKYTEGCMTCAQHNPGKTTKTPAKHTPKSYYPFQRLQVDYIQLPKIQTFFQVPTHYNLETGW from the exons atggtgcctgttactttacccacaggggaaaatacctcttttctagtagacacaggggcagccagaactgtattacaaaccaaatatgtaccggcagagttgttatcaccagactatatagattgtgaaggggtggagggaacatcatttcagttacagttaacaaaaccaatgcgactgaatatacatgacacacaatcaattgtctcccgtgtgttagtgtcaccacacactccctacaatttattggggacagatgtactcagtgccctgggagcagcattggacttttcttctggcacacctacattaacctctgccattccagagtccctgctatgcaaactccttagtatggcaagtatgccggacactgaaaaagcccccagtacccctcccctttggttggcagacatcccagaaaaactatgggcgcaagataagatggatgtaggagttttaaatgtgccgcctgtacaagtaaatttaaaaccagacatgcagaaccgtcctgtatgtataaagcaatatcctctgagtccacagcaagacgctgctatagaaaaggatattaattccttactggaaaacaatcttatagtgcccataatctcgcctttcaacactcctctttacccagtaaagaaaaagacactgcccggtcaacctgtacagtaccggatggtacatgacctgcgggctgtgaatgctgtgacaataattaatacaccacaagtgcctaacccacataccctgctcaaccaggtccccggcactgcagtctatttcacagttataggcttagccaatgctttcttctccatcccgctggataaagagtgccagcagtattttgcatttacacataggggaagacagtatgcttgggtagtgctgccacagggtgccgcaaactcccctgatatcttctcacgtaccatgaaagatattctggacacctggcagccccccaatcagtcctcagttctactacaatatgtagatgatttgttactttgtagtgagagtctggagaacagtgaaacagattctaaatcactattaatgttcctagaagaagttggctgtaaagcgagcaagcacaagctgcaattatgtgccaaaacagttgttttccttggtcactgtatttcccaaggtatgaaacacttaacccctgacaggctggaaatcatacagaaacacccagtccctagaaaccctaaacaattgaggactttcttgggtttaatagggtactgcagagcctggatcagggatgcctctgctatgatgcaaccattatatgactgtctcacctctgacccatttgtactgtcacctgaggcaattgacaattttcactccctgaaaatgtccctgactacaaggccagcactgggacttcctgactacaataagccatttactctgttctgccatgaacaggcaggccatgcctctggagtaTTAGCCCAAGATCATGGAGGCAAGATGCGACCACTTGCCTATTACTCCCTTGCTCTGGATCCCATTGTACTAGGATCCCCGACATGCATACGCGCTgtctcagcagcagcagctttagttgataaagcaacagacattgtactccaacatgacattattgtgcaagtcccacacgcagtgcaagaaatgatgaacacagtcaagacaaaacacttatcagttacaagacttactaaaattgaacttactcttctgtcccttaatgtgactatcaaacgttgtgttgttctgaatccagctacactcctgcccctagattctgaacaaaaggagggaggagtggggggaaagggacatggacacccccttatttttcaactatccactgatgatgaactatttaattttgaacatgaacatgactgtcaaagcctagtggatatggaatcaaacggcataaacagtatatttgatgttgctctgattaacccttatgctgagtattttgtagatggatctcgatattggagcgaagacaaaggacatttcctcaccgggtatgcagtggtccacaatggtaaggccatcatacaacagtccctaccctccagcagctcagctcaggaggcagaactaaaagcactcgctgaggcgtgtaaattgggtaagggacagcgtgtcaacatatacactgactccagatatgcctttggagttgcacatgactttgggacaatatggagagccagagggttcttgacctcggcaggtaaacctataaagaatgcaaaagcagtagaagaacttttagaatcactgcacatgccagaccaagcagctatagtcaaagtacaggcacacactaataacagtgatctcctatcaaaagggaatgaggctgcggatgcagcggcaaaggacgctgctgctctccctctgatgattgtgaagcctgttttacaacccatcacagagaccctgttgcgtgctttccaggaccaagcaccccctcaaaagcaagcagaatgggaggagagaggtgcagcaataggtctaggacagttgaggcatcttaattctaaggtttgcctaccaagagcactgtatccaatgatgtgtgccctagcccatgggaaaacacactgttcaaagggagctatgagccagctagtgttacagacatggcatgctcctggttttcaaaatgcagcagccaaatatacagagggctgcatgacatgtgcacaacacaaccctggtaaaaccaccaaaacaccagctaaacacactcctaagtcctactacccctttcagcgattacaggtggactacatacaactacctaag atccaaactttctttcaggtacccactcactacaacctggagactgggtggtaa